A genomic segment from Castor canadensis chromosome 1, mCasCan1.hap1v2, whole genome shotgun sequence encodes:
- the LOC141425780 gene encoding uncharacterized protein isoform X2, which yields MPVAVGELRFLLPLGPSTSLPSCQLYVHEEVEHEQVLSATGRKTHAVAIRSGGGGAKQLSSEGTNGFLLQSTQDKRRMVLGSGSATPFTEKSAEKRTLSEGHTTGLEPLGQEGVWSVVDSSFAGKKIYYVPALCKACAKYWECRDEKLKERNKQATGGSVKISDLP from the exons ATGCCGGTGGCAGTAGGGGAGTTGCGTTTTTTGCTTCCTCTTGGTCCCTCAacatcccttccttcctgccaacTATACGTGCACGAAGAGGTTGAGCATGAGCAAGTCCTTTCTGCAACTGGCCGCAAGACCCATGCGGTTGCAATTAGGAGTGGAGGAGGAGGGGCTAAGCAGTTGTCCAGCGAAGGAACAAACGGCTTTCTGCTACAGAGCACTCAAGACAAACGTAGGATGGTCTTAGGGTCAGGCTCCGCCACCCCCTTCACAGAGAAGTCTGCAGAGAAGCGGACACTTTCAGAAGGCCACACAACAGGACTAGAACCTCTAGGTCAAGAAGGAGTCT GGTCTGTTGTTGATTCATCAtttgctggaaaaaaaatttactaTGTTCCTGCTTTGTGCAAAGCCTGTGCCAAGTACTGGGAATGCAGAG atgagaaactgaaagaaagaaacaaacaagcaactgGAGGCTCAGTAAAGATAAGTGACTTGCCCTGA